A stretch of Limanda limanda chromosome 7, fLimLim1.1, whole genome shotgun sequence DNA encodes these proteins:
- the LOC133004981 gene encoding protein disulfide isomerase Creld1, with product MWWAWPFLPALVLLSELSVARVQTAPCQTCRKLTESFIKGLDVTAKKNFGGGNTAWEEDKLAKYARSETRLLEIVEAACEKTDFECNQLLEQIEDQVETWWFHRQQEAPDLFEWLCIEELRLCCPPGHFGPGCKECPSSPGGVCGGLGRCEGEGTRLGDGECVCDPGYSGSLCQGCADGYFREKSSNDSKGACAACYYSCKKCSGPQDYKCLDCKPGWILHDNKCVDTDECGTELARCPSNTYCHNTDGAYECRGCDQACVGCMGSGPARCKKCSRGYRLKGAKCLDIDECNERAIACPGLNEACINEEGSFHCDCADGFIRRDSICVENKPPAGPEKGLFDDMTDDEVLVLQQMFFGVVICAIATLAAKGDMVFTAIFIGGVAAMAGYWLTEKGDYMLDGFIKGR from the exons ATGTGGTGGGCCTGGCCGTTCCTGCCTGCTCTGGTACTTCTCTCAGAACTCTCTGTGGCGAGAGTCCAGACAGCGCCATGCCAGACCTGTCGAAAACTCACCGAAAGTTTCATTAAG GGTTTGGACGTAACAGCGAAAAAGAACTTTGGGGGTGGTAACACTGCTTGGGAAGAAGATAAGCTGGCTAAGTATGCACGGAG TGAGACTCGACTGCTGGAGATTGTAGAAGCTGCTTGTGAGAAAACAGATTTTGAATGtaaccagctgctggagcagaTAGAGGACCAGGTGGAGACGTGGTGGTTCCACAG GCAGCAGGAGGCACCAGACCTGTTTGAGTGGCTGTGCATAGAGGAACTGAGACTCTGCTGTCCACCTGGACACTTTGGGCCTGGCTGCAAAG AGTGTCCATCCAGCCCTGGTGGGGTGTGTGGTGGTCTAGGCCGCTGTGAGGGGGAGGGGACTCGACTGGGAGATGGAGAGTGCGTCTGTGATCCTGGATACTCAGGCAGTCTGTGCCAGGGCTGCGCTGATGGCTACTTCAGAGAGAAAAGCTCCAATGACAGCAAAGGAGCCTGTGCAG CTTGTTACTACTCGTGTAAGAAGTGCTCAGGGCCGCAGGACTACAAATGCCTGGACTGCAAACCGGGCTGGATCCTCCATGACAAcaagtgtgtgg ACACTGACGAGTGTGGTACGGAGCTGGCTCGATGTCCCTCGAACACGTACTGTCACAACACAGATGGAGCGTATGAATGCAGAG GCTGTGATCAGGCGTGTGTGGGATGCATGGGAAGCGGTCCTGCCCGTTGTAAGAAATGTTCACGTGGCTACAGATTGAAAGGAGCCAAGTGTCTTG ATATAGATGAATGTAATGAGCGTGCGATAGCGTGCCCAGGACTCAACGAGGCGTGTATCAACGAGGAGGGCTCTTTCCACTGTGACTGTGCCGATGGATTCATCAGAAGAGACAGCATTTGTGTCGAGAACAAGCCACCTG CCGGCCCAGAGAAGGGACTGTTTGACGACATGACAGACGACGAGGTTCTTGTACTGCAGCAGATGTTCTTTGGGGTTGTGATCTGTGCCATCGCTACGCTCGCTGCTAAGGGTGATATGGTTTTCACGGCTATTTTCATTGGAGGTGTGGCTGCTATGGCCGGATACTGGTTGACAGAGAAGGGGGACTACATGCTGGATGGATTCATAAAAGGACGCTAG